One genomic region from Kamptonema formosum PCC 6407 encodes:
- a CDS encoding NB-ARC domain-containing protein, producing MVSSLRVSKEGLEIVEQARKKKGWTKTAAAWCQAAFTTEATLKRFWRQVPIQQDSFIKICEAVGVNWEDVLDKTLFPGTLRLDWEEPIDVSVFYGRTKELTDLENLILKNRLAVLTGMGGIGKTALVGKVWEKQIKGKGEFDYVIQRSLRTSPPLPELLKDIVEFLSDGEQQEGGISQLMEYLRKQRCLLILDNVEAIMSIGTNAGTFRPEFQDYSELVKRVKSEQHKSCLLLISRERPQDAIWLRGEKVGFLALCGLKKEAQELLKEQGLSGSEKDLETLNTLYGGNPGSLKLISSLIQELFNGIVLNYLKSGTIVVVLKEILEQHFSRLSDLETQIMVKLAVNSEPSSLSLLVEEISPPSAAELMQAVKSLIDRALIEKSCTEVDDVTFTLQPEVRKYVKRKFVK from the coding sequence ATGGTAAGTTCACTTAGGGTATCCAAAGAAGGCCTAGAAATCGTTGAGCAAGCCAGAAAAAAGAAAGGCTGGACAAAAACTGCTGCTGCTTGGTGTCAAGCAGCTTTCACTACCGAAGCGACATTGAAGCGGTTTTGGCGGCAAGTTCCCATTCAGCAAGATAGTTTTATTAAAATTTGCGAAGCAGTAGGCGTAAACTGGGAAGACGTACTTGATAAAACTCTCTTCCCCGGAACCCTCCGCTTAGACTGGGAAGAGCCAATTGATGTATCAGTTTTCTACGGCCGGACTAAAGAACTCACCGATCTAGAAAACTTAATTTTGAAAAATCGGCTGGCGGTACTGACAGGAATGGGAGGAATCGGAAAAACGGCTTTAGTTGGCAAGGTTTGGGAAAAACAGATAAAAGGTAAAGGTGAGTTTGATTACGTGATACAGCGATCGCTCCGTACCTCTCCCCCCCTCCCGGAACTCCTCAAAGATATTGTCGAATTTCTCTCAGACGGCGAACAGCAGGAAGGCGGAATTTCTCAACTAATGGAATATTTACGAAAGCAACGCTGTCTGCTGATACTCGATAATGTAGAAGCAATTATGAGTATAGGCACAAATGCTGGCACCTTTCGCCCAGAGTTTCAGGATTATTCCGAGCTAGTTAAACGAGTGAAATCTGAGCAACATAAAAGTTGTTTGCTACTTATCAGTCGCGAGCGACCACAAGATGCAATCTGGCTGAGAGGAGAAAAAGTTGGCTTCTTAGCACTGTGTGGTTTGAAGAAAGAAGCACAAGAATTATTGAAAGAACAAGGTTTATCAGGTAGTGAGAAAGATTTGGAAACACTTAATACACTTTACGGCGGAAACCCTGGCTCGTTAAAGCTAATTTCTTCACTAATTCAAGAATTATTTAATGGAATAGTTCTGAACTATCTAAAATCCGGTACTATTGTTGTTGTTCTTAAAGAAATTTTAGAACAGCACTTTTCGCGCCTGTCAGACTTGGAAACACAGATTATGGTTAAGTTAGCAGTTAATAGTGAGCCTAGTTCGCTATCACTCTTGGTAGAGGAGATATCGCCGCCATCAGCAGCAGAATTAATGCAGGCTGTGAAATCTCTAATTGACAGAGCGCTGATTGAAAAAAGTTGCACAGAGGTTGACGACGTTACATTTACACTCCAGCCTGAAGTTAGGAAGTACGTTAAAAGAAAGTTTGTTAAATAG
- the hisS gene encoding histidine--tRNA ligase, whose product MSTIKTLPGTRDILSPEIGYWQRLEAIAREILAKAAYREIRTPIFEQTSLFERGIGEATDVVGKEMYTFKDKGDRSITLRPEGTAGVVRSFIENSLDAQGGLQRLWYTGPMFRYERPQAGRMRQFHQLGVEVLGTADPRADVEVIAIATDILKTLGLTNLGLDLNSVGNKEDRQNYRQALIDYLTPYKEELDQDSQNRLIRNPLRILDSKNPRTQEIAADAPSILDYLGENSRRHFEKVQQMLTDLGIKYQLNPRLVRGLDYYTYTAFEIISDDLGAQATVCGGGRYDGLVKELGGPDTPAVGWAMGLERLILLLQQLQPAPTNTLDFYIVSRGDRAEVQAVLLAQKLRSFGFSLEIDLSGSAFKKQFGRADRSGAVACLIIGDEEAESHSVKLKWMASKEQSAIAQSDLLEKAEELRCQIDNIKNT is encoded by the coding sequence ATGAGTACGATTAAAACTTTACCAGGAACTCGGGATATCTTATCTCCTGAAATTGGATATTGGCAGCGCTTAGAAGCAATTGCTAGAGAGATTCTAGCAAAAGCAGCTTATCGAGAAATTCGGACTCCAATTTTTGAGCAGACATCTTTATTTGAGCGCGGTATTGGCGAAGCTACGGATGTTGTCGGCAAAGAAATGTACACTTTTAAAGATAAGGGCGATCGCTCAATTACACTACGTCCAGAAGGTACAGCCGGAGTAGTACGATCTTTTATTGAAAATAGTTTAGATGCTCAAGGTGGATTACAGCGCCTTTGGTACACTGGCCCCATGTTTCGCTACGAACGTCCACAAGCAGGACGAATGCGCCAATTTCACCAGCTTGGGGTAGAAGTATTAGGAACGGCAGATCCCAGGGCCGATGTAGAGGTAATTGCCATCGCTACTGACATCCTGAAAACTCTCGGATTGACAAATTTAGGCCTGGATCTTAACTCGGTAGGAAATAAGGAAGATCGGCAGAATTATCGTCAAGCTTTGATAGATTATTTAACACCTTATAAAGAAGAATTAGACCAGGATTCTCAAAATCGTTTAATTCGCAATCCGCTACGAATTTTAGACAGTAAAAATCCTCGTACCCAGGAAATTGCAGCAGATGCACCAAGCATTCTTGACTATCTAGGGGAAAACTCGCGCCGCCACTTTGAAAAAGTGCAGCAAATGTTAACTGATTTGGGGATTAAATATCAATTAAATCCGCGATTAGTTAGAGGTTTAGATTACTATACCTACACAGCTTTTGAAATTATATCCGATGATTTGGGAGCGCAAGCAACGGTCTGCGGTGGTGGTCGCTACGACGGTTTAGTAAAAGAATTGGGGGGGCCAGATACGCCTGCGGTGGGTTGGGCAATGGGTTTAGAAAGGTTAATTTTACTGTTGCAACAGTTGCAACCTGCACCTACTAATACGTTAGATTTCTATATAGTTTCAAGGGGCGATCGCGCTGAAGTACAAGCGGTATTATTGGCTCAAAAACTGCGTAGTTTTGGATTTAGCCTAGAGATAGATTTGAGCGGTAGTGCTTTTAAGAAACAATTTGGGCGAGCCGATCGCAGTGGTGCTGTTGCTTGCTTAATTATAGGTGATGAAGAAGCAGAAAGTCACTCGGTAAAATTAAAGTGGATGGCAAGTAAAGAACAGAGTGCGATCGCACAATCGGACTTATTAGAAAAAGCAGAAGAGTTACGTTGTCAGATTGATAATATCAAAAATACTTGA
- a CDS encoding 3-isopropylmalate dehydratase large subunit, translated as MGMTLTEKILAKASQRPSVEPGENIWVDVDLLMTHDVCGPGTIGVFKREFGADAKVWDTEKIVLIPDHYIFTNDERANRNVDILREFASEQGIKYFYDITDRSNFKANPDYKGVCHVALAQEGHTRPGEVLFGTDSHTCNAGAFGQFATGIGNTDAAFILGTGKLLIKVPATMRFVLNGEMPDYLLAKDLILQIIGDIGVAGANYRTMEFAGEAVERLTMEERMTLCNMAIEAGGKNGTVAPDETTFEYVRARTSKPFEAVYTDSDAKFYSDRTYDVSQLEPVVAKPHSPDNRDLARNCRDVKIDRVYIGSCTGGKTSDFLHAAKLIKGNQVKVPTYLVPATQKVYEDLFSLKHEGQTLSEIFLAAGCIEPAAPSCAACLGGPKDTFGRLNEPEICVSTTNRNFPGRMGNKEAQVYLASPYTAAASALTGYVTDPREFM; from the coding sequence ATGGGAATGACCCTGACGGAAAAAATCTTAGCCAAAGCATCTCAGCGGCCTAGTGTAGAACCAGGAGAAAACATCTGGGTTGACGTAGACCTGCTAATGACCCACGATGTCTGCGGCCCCGGTACCATCGGCGTATTCAAACGGGAATTTGGCGCAGATGCCAAAGTCTGGGACACTGAAAAAATCGTCCTAATTCCCGACCACTACATCTTCACCAACGACGAACGCGCTAACCGCAACGTCGATATTCTCCGTGAATTTGCCAGCGAACAAGGCATTAAATACTTCTACGACATCACCGATCGCTCCAATTTTAAAGCAAATCCCGACTACAAAGGCGTTTGTCACGTCGCCCTCGCCCAAGAAGGCCACACTCGACCCGGCGAAGTCCTCTTTGGTACGGACTCCCATACCTGCAATGCCGGTGCTTTTGGGCAATTTGCCACCGGTATCGGCAACACTGACGCTGCTTTTATCCTGGGAACGGGCAAACTATTAATTAAAGTACCCGCGACTATGCGTTTTGTCCTCAATGGCGAAATGCCCGATTATTTATTAGCAAAAGACTTAATTTTGCAAATAATTGGGGATATTGGCGTTGCTGGTGCGAATTACCGGACGATGGAATTTGCGGGTGAAGCAGTGGAACGCCTGACAATGGAAGAACGGATGACGCTGTGCAATATGGCGATCGAAGCTGGCGGTAAAAATGGTACAGTTGCCCCAGATGAGACAACATTTGAATACGTTCGCGCCCGGACATCGAAACCTTTTGAGGCAGTTTACACCGATAGCGATGCTAAATTTTATAGCGATCGCACCTACGATGTCAGCCAATTAGAACCAGTAGTTGCTAAACCCCATTCTCCCGATAACCGCGACTTAGCCAGAAATTGCCGCGATGTAAAAATTGACCGAGTATATATCGGTTCTTGTACTGGCGGCAAAACTTCCGATTTCCTCCATGCTGCTAAACTTATTAAAGGCAATCAAGTCAAAGTTCCGACTTATTTAGTGCCTGCAACTCAGAAGGTTTACGAAGATTTGTTTAGCCTTAAACATGAAGGTCAAACATTGTCTGAGATTTTCTTAGCTGCGGGTTGCATTGAACCTGCTGCACCTTCTTGTGCAGCTTGTTTGGGCGGGCCAAAGGATACTTTTGGGCGGTTGAATGAACCGGAAATTTGTGTTTCTACAACTAACCGGAATTTCCCGGGCCGGATGGGGAATAAAGAAGCGCAAGTTTATCTCGCTTCGCCTTATACAGCGGCCGCATCTGCGTTGACAGGATATGTCACAGATCCCCGTGAGTTCATGTAA
- the pedR gene encoding photosynthetic electron transport-dependent transcriptional regulator PedR has protein sequence MAIGVSHTSVTLSDRELQVVELVAAGLTNQEIADKLDISKRTVDNHMSNILTKTATGNRVALVRWAMQWGKVCLDNINCCVLPGHIDKGVS, from the coding sequence ATGGCTATTGGCGTGTCTCACACCTCTGTCACCCTCTCGGACAGAGAACTGCAAGTGGTAGAATTAGTGGCTGCTGGATTGACTAATCAAGAAATAGCCGACAAGTTGGATATTAGCAAGCGTACAGTCGATAACCACATGAGCAATATCCTCACCAAAACGGCTACAGGCAACAGAGTAGCACTCGTCCGCTGGGCTATGCAGTGGGGAAAGGTATGTTTGGATAATATTAACTGCTGCGTTCTACCAGGGCACATCGATAAAGGGGTATCCTAG
- a CDS encoding beta strand repeat-containing protein, whose protein sequence is MATILGTASDDTLIGGSGNDSLVGLEGNDSLSDFSPTFDTLDGGSGNDTLRAGVGNDSLFGGDGNDILSTDFFDTNTTLDGGAGDDTIDALRSFSGNVLRGGSGNDVYIGPDRQPSQIQDTSGIDRLLVQSYPLSTNVSLSLSPGNIGLARQGTSLLIDINVDGIARAAEDVVVLDFFGALPTVGGAGLIETINNLSGTAILAANLTEATVAGGINVATGTPDDDNLTGTPGNDNISGLDANDTISGLDGNDSLLGGNGNDNLSGGGGNDSLIGGGGTDTLDGGVGNDILSATGSLAGGDGDDTLLGFGLSTFDGGAGNDSLSGGGNSTLEGGAGDDTLDASFTSGNLLRGGAGNDRYLIRSNGSTKISIQDTDGIDRLDLTDFSGSTTTVPVSLSLSSGNTGLARQGTSLLIDINKDGIARPTEDIVISDFFGASATVAGAGFIETVSNLSGTEILAANLTEATAAPGVNATTGTTGDDNLTGTPGNDNISGLGGNDTLAGLDGNDTLDGGAGNNSLSGGGGNDSLLGNNSLNDTLDGGAGNDFLSASGSLAGGDGDDTLQAFVSSNLDGGAGNDSLIGNGVNSTLEGGAGDDTLSAGFGSNSLLRGGAGSDRYLLSDSSSKSNQIQDTDGIDNVQIGFGTNANISLSLAAGTLGLGRSSTSLMVDINKDGLLRTTDDLVILDFFGASATVAGTGVIETINNLSSSEILAANLADTPIPAPTPTPTPTGTPTPTPTGTPTPTPTGTPTPTAAPAPVPIFIPTPTPEPTAAPAPTPTPTPAPVPVFTPTPAVTVITPIAPTFTNPPTPSNQQPLSLGSNGDDAIAGNDSSDILYGNQGNDTLGGNDGEDILFGGKGEDAVFGNTGNDLLFGNEGNDCLAGGDGEDTALGGKGDDAIFGGGGNDVLGGDRGNNTLDGGDGNDTLYGGENNDTLFGGTGNDFLYSQSGNDILIGVDNTATNPGRGEVDTLIGAEGNDTFLLGDATKFYYNDGNDTATGTGDYALIVGFDPDRDVIQLQGAPSTYQLGATPAGLPVGIGIFKKTSGADELIAIVQPVSPVSLEGSLRFV, encoded by the coding sequence TTGGCAACAATTCTTGGTACAGCCTCAGATGACACTCTCATCGGTGGGTCAGGCAATGACAGTCTTGTAGGGCTCGAGGGCAATGACTCCCTGAGTGATTTTAGTCCTACTTTTGACACTCTAGATGGCGGCTCAGGCAATGACACCCTTCGGGCTGGAGTGGGCAACGATAGCCTTTTTGGGGGTGACGGCAATGATATTCTTTCTACTGACTTTTTCGATACCAATACCACGTTAGATGGGGGTGCTGGCGATGATACGATCGATGCTCTGCGTTCGTTTTCCGGTAATGTGCTGCGAGGAGGATCTGGCAACGATGTCTATATAGGCCCTGACAGACAACCAAGCCAGATTCAGGATACCAGTGGCATAGATCGGCTCTTAGTTCAAAGTTATCCCCTGAGCACAAATGTTTCTCTATCCTTGTCGCCTGGAAATATAGGATTAGCCCGACAAGGTACAAGCCTGCTGATTGACATTAACGTAGACGGGATAGCCAGGGCTGCTGAAGACGTTGTAGTTTTAGACTTCTTCGGTGCATTGCCCACAGTCGGGGGTGCTGGCTTAATCGAAACTATTAATAACCTCTCCGGTACAGCAATCCTCGCTGCTAATCTCACTGAGGCTACGGTAGCAGGCGGAATTAATGTAGCCACTGGTACCCCAGATGACGATAACCTCACAGGCACTCCTGGCAATGACAACATCAGTGGCCTTGACGCTAATGACACTATCAGTGGCTTAGATGGCAACGATTCTTTGCTTGGCGGCAACGGCAATGACAACCTCAGTGGGGGTGGAGGCAATGACTCCCTGATTGGCGGCGGTGGCACTGACACCCTGGATGGAGGTGTCGGCAATGACATTCTGAGTGCAACTGGCAGTCTCGCTGGTGGCGATGGAGATGACACGTTGCTAGGCTTTGGCCTTAGCACCTTCGATGGCGGTGCGGGCAATGACAGCCTTAGTGGTGGTGGTAATAGCACCTTAGAAGGGGGTGCTGGCGATGATACGCTCGATGCCAGCTTTACCAGTGGCAATCTGCTGCGAGGCGGTGCAGGTAACGATCGCTATCTAATCCGATCCAATGGATCGACTAAAATTTCAATTCAGGATACTGATGGCATCGATCGCTTAGACTTGACTGATTTCAGTGGTAGCACGACCACTGTTCCGGTTTCCCTGTCGTTGTCATCGGGAAATACAGGTTTAGCCCGACAAGGCACGAGTTTACTGATTGACATCAACAAAGACGGCATTGCACGGCCTACAGAGGACATTGTAATTTCAGACTTCTTTGGTGCATCAGCGACTGTTGCAGGTGCTGGTTTCATCGAAACTGTGAGCAACCTTTCCGGTACCGAGATCCTTGCGGCTAATCTCACTGAGGCTACCGCAGCACCTGGAGTCAATGCAACCACCGGTACTACCGGTGATGATAACCTCACAGGCACTCCTGGTAATGACAACATCTCAGGCCTGGGGGGCAATGACACCCTCGCTGGCTTAGATGGCAACGACACCTTGGATGGCGGTGCAGGAAACAACAGCCTCAGTGGAGGTGGGGGGAATGACTCCCTTCTTGGCAACAACAGTCTCAATGACACTCTGGATGGAGGTGCTGGCAATGACTTTCTGAGTGCAAGTGGTAGTCTGGCCGGTGGTGATGGAGATGACACGCTGCAAGCTTTTGTGTCTAGCAACTTGGATGGGGGTGCGGGCAATGACAGCCTTATTGGTAATGGTGTTAATAGCACCTTAGAAGGGGGTGCTGGCGATGATACCCTCAGTGCCGGATTTGGCAGCAATAGTTTATTGCGAGGCGGTGCAGGTAGCGATCGCTATCTTCTCTCAGACAGCAGCAGCAAGTCGAATCAAATTCAGGATACAGATGGAATTGATAATGTGCAGATAGGTTTCGGTACCAATGCAAACATTTCCCTGTCATTGGCCGCAGGAACTCTAGGTTTAGGCCGATCGAGTACAAGTCTGATGGTTGACATCAACAAAGATGGACTTCTCAGGACTACCGATGACTTGGTAATTTTAGACTTCTTCGGTGCATCGGCAACTGTTGCAGGTACAGGTGTCATCGAAACCATCAATAACCTTTCTAGTAGCGAGATCCTCGCAGCTAATTTAGCAGACACACCAATACCCGCGCCTACTCCTACACCAACACCAACAGGTACACCCACACCCACACCAACAGGTACACCCACACCCACACCAACGGGCACGCCAACACCCACAGCCGCACCCGCACCGGTTCCCATTTTCATACCCACACCCACACCGGAGCCAACGGCTGCGCCCGCACCAACTCCGACACCGACACCCGCACCCGTACCCGTTTTCACTCCCACACCCGCTGTCACAGTCATAACCCCGATCGCACCCACATTCACCAATCCACCCACACCAAGTAACCAGCAACCGCTAAGTTTGGGCAGCAATGGTGACGATGCGATCGCAGGCAACGACTCTAGCGATATCCTCTATGGCAACCAAGGCAATGACACCTTGGGAGGTAATGACGGTGAAGACATACTCTTCGGAGGCAAAGGCGAAGACGCAGTATTTGGCAACACTGGCAACGATCTCCTATTTGGCAACGAAGGTAACGATTGCCTTGCGGGAGGTGACGGCGAAGATACCGCGTTAGGAGGAAAAGGTGACGACGCGATCTTTGGCGGCGGCGGTAATGATGTGCTTGGGGGCGATCGCGGTAACAATACCCTAGACGGCGGCGATGGTAACGATACCCTCTACGGAGGTGAAAATAACGATACCCTGTTTGGCGGTACTGGTAACGATTTCCTCTATAGCCAATCGGGTAACGACATCCTCATTGGTGTTGATAATACTGCTACTAACCCAGGGCGCGGCGAAGTCGATACGCTCATTGGCGCAGAAGGCAACGATACTTTCTTACTGGGAGATGCGACGAAATTCTACTACAACGATGGCAACGATACCGCCACTGGCACTGGCGACTACGCTTTGATTGTCGGCTTCGACCCCGATCGAGATGTCATTCAACTGCAAGGTGCTCCTAGCACTTACCAGTTAGGTGCTACTCCCGCAGGATTGCCTGTTGGTATCGGTATCTTCAAGAAAACTTCAGGCGCAGATGAATTGATCGCGATCGTGCAACCAGTTTCTCCTGTCAGCCTTGAGGGTTCTTTACGATTCGTCTGA
- a CDS encoding IS1634 family transposase, with product MKKPSEAINIVNLDHLGIVAGIIDEMELVEEVNKKVGLRTKETLSPGQVMKAMILNGLGFLSAPIYLFDTFFVGKATEHLIGEGVTPEQLNDDRIGRALDKYYQAGTTKLFTAIALKAAMKFQVEMKSVHLDSSSISVEGEYKSCQKEGQVIEAESLEREDEMKAIKIVHGYSRDRRPDLKQFIIDTIVTGDGDVPLYLKIDDGNADDKSVFVERLKEFKNQWTFDGICVADSALYTAPNLSAMAGMKWITRVPLSIKEAQNKIWDIEDNAWEPNQIKGYKIAAISSDYANIKQRWLVIESEIRKQAAIKKISEHVAKQLELAKASLRKIFKQEFACIADADMAIKRLSDSWKYHQLAEIEYREKPVKKTKIKPKIESQTKTIVYQVTGKIETQKSVIEAEKVKAGRFILATNILDTKSVSNQQVLSEYKAQQSNERGFRFIKDPLFFTSSVFVKKPERVEAIGMIMGLCLLVYNLAQRKLRQQLEVTNEGVKNQVKKLTNKPTMRWIFQMFQAVHLVTINGEKQVSNLTPDRQVVLKHLGQYCCQYYLIFSSG from the coding sequence ATGAAAAAGCCCTCAGAAGCGATAAATATCGTAAATTTAGACCATTTAGGAATAGTAGCAGGAATAATAGATGAGATGGAATTGGTAGAAGAAGTCAACAAAAAAGTGGGATTAAGAACCAAAGAAACCCTCAGTCCAGGACAAGTAATGAAAGCGATGATTTTGAACGGATTGGGTTTTTTGAGCGCTCCAATATACCTATTCGACACATTTTTTGTAGGAAAAGCAACAGAACATCTAATTGGAGAAGGAGTAACGCCTGAACAATTAAACGATGACAGGATAGGAAGAGCATTAGACAAATATTATCAAGCTGGGACGACAAAATTATTCACAGCAATTGCCTTGAAAGCAGCGATGAAATTTCAAGTAGAAATGAAAAGCGTTCACCTAGACAGCAGTTCAATATCAGTAGAAGGAGAATACAAAAGCTGTCAGAAAGAAGGTCAAGTAATTGAAGCAGAATCCTTAGAGAGAGAAGATGAAATGAAAGCCATAAAAATCGTACATGGATACTCAAGGGATAGAAGACCAGACCTGAAACAATTTATCATAGACACAATCGTAACTGGAGATGGAGACGTACCATTGTATCTCAAAATAGATGACGGAAACGCCGACGATAAAAGTGTATTTGTAGAAAGACTGAAAGAATTTAAAAATCAGTGGACATTTGACGGTATATGTGTAGCAGACAGTGCCTTATACACAGCTCCTAATTTGTCAGCGATGGCAGGAATGAAATGGATAACCAGAGTACCATTAAGTATCAAAGAAGCTCAAAATAAAATCTGGGATATAGAAGATAATGCCTGGGAGCCAAATCAAATAAAGGGGTATAAAATAGCAGCGATATCAAGTGATTATGCTAACATCAAGCAAAGATGGCTAGTGATAGAGAGTGAAATCAGAAAACAAGCAGCCATTAAAAAAATATCCGAGCACGTAGCGAAACAGTTAGAATTAGCCAAAGCCTCATTGCGTAAGATATTCAAACAAGAGTTTGCTTGTATTGCCGATGCAGATATGGCAATAAAACGGTTATCAGATTCTTGGAAATATCACCAGCTTGCCGAAATTGAATACCGAGAAAAGCCCGTAAAAAAAACGAAAATCAAGCCGAAAATAGAGAGCCAGACCAAGACAATAGTTTATCAAGTTACAGGTAAAATAGAAACCCAAAAATCAGTAATAGAAGCGGAAAAAGTCAAAGCTGGGAGATTTATATTAGCCACGAATATCTTAGACACAAAATCCGTGAGTAATCAACAGGTATTATCGGAATACAAAGCGCAGCAAAGTAACGAGAGAGGATTTAGATTTATCAAAGATCCGTTATTTTTTACGTCAAGCGTATTTGTGAAAAAGCCGGAGCGAGTGGAAGCAATTGGAATGATAATGGGACTGTGCTTGTTAGTGTATAACCTAGCTCAAAGAAAATTGAGACAACAATTAGAAGTCACCAATGAGGGGGTAAAAAATCAAGTGAAGAAATTAACCAATAAGCCGACAATGCGCTGGATATTTCAGATGTTTCAGGCGGTGCATTTAGTGACTATAAATGGAGAGAAGCAAGTCAGCAATTTAACCCCAGACCGTCAAGTTGTATTAAAGCATTTAGGGCAGTATTGCTGTCAATACTATTTAATATTTTCAAGTGGATGA
- the aqpZ gene encoding aquaporin Z, with product MLPIKRYVAEFIGTFWLVFGGCGSAVLAAVFTADAAKIAPNVVFPVGVGLVGVSMAFGLTVLTMAFAIGHISGCHLNPAVSFGLFVGKRFSGSELLPYIIAQVAGAIVAGFVLYLIASGKPGFEIGGFAANGYGENSPGKYGLVAAFLAEFVLTFMFLIIILGATDPRAPQGFAPVAIGLGLTLIHLIGIPVTNVSVNPARSTGPALILAVFGSQTWAIAQLWLFWLAPIAGAIAAGFFYSSFLAESTVES from the coding sequence ATGTTACCAATAAAACGCTATGTAGCAGAGTTCATAGGTACTTTTTGGCTAGTATTTGGCGGTTGTGGTAGTGCCGTACTCGCAGCAGTATTTACCGCAGATGCAGCCAAAATTGCACCCAATGTTGTCTTTCCCGTGGGAGTCGGATTAGTTGGTGTGTCTATGGCTTTTGGCCTGACAGTGTTGACGATGGCCTTTGCTATTGGTCACATTTCTGGCTGTCACCTCAACCCGGCGGTTTCCTTTGGCTTATTTGTAGGCAAACGTTTCTCAGGCAGCGAACTCTTACCCTATATTATCGCCCAAGTTGCGGGAGCAATTGTAGCAGGGTTTGTTCTCTACCTAATTGCTAGCGGTAAACCAGGTTTTGAAATTGGCGGTTTTGCAGCCAATGGCTACGGTGAAAACTCTCCTGGTAAGTATGGTTTAGTAGCTGCTTTCCTCGCCGAATTTGTACTTACCTTCATGTTTTTAATTATTATCTTGGGGGCTACCGATCCTCGTGCTCCCCAAGGTTTTGCACCCGTAGCGATCGGTTTAGGTTTAACTTTGATTCACTTAATTGGTATTCCCGTTACCAATGTGTCTGTTAACCCGGCGCGGAGCACTGGCCCTGCGTTGATTTTAGCAGTTTTTGGCAGTCAGACTTGGGCGATCGCGCAGTTATGGCTGTTTTGGCTGGCCCCCATTGCTGGTGCGATCGCCGCAGGGTTTTTCTACTCATCCTTTTTAGCTGAATCAACCGTTGAATCGTAG
- a CDS encoding carbohydrate kinase family protein — protein MTYPRVLCLGEILFDCLADRPGRSLEQVESWTPYPGGAIANVACALVKLGTKAGFIGAVGADELGNSLVELLAEVGVDTTGVQRHPTAPTREVYVLRSESGDREFAGFGKLNAAEFADTRLQAAQIPEVLFENAEFLVLGTLELAYPDSRGAIARAIKLAEQYDVKIVLDINWRSVFWQNPEEAKPLIKELLKKVDFLKLSEEEAQWLFNTTDAGAITYRLDSVEGVIVTAGAAGCGYCISQNEGKLPAFNVDVEDTTGAGDGFVAGFVHQLCQHGIHSLEDAETVKKIVTYSSAVGAMVAMKPGAIASQPTAAEVEAFLYLHKSL, from the coding sequence GTGACTTATCCTCGCGTTCTGTGCCTCGGTGAAATTTTGTTTGATTGTCTAGCGGATCGGCCCGGGCGATCGCTAGAACAAGTAGAATCTTGGACACCCTATCCAGGCGGGGCTATTGCTAATGTGGCTTGTGCTTTAGTTAAATTGGGGACTAAGGCAGGATTTATCGGCGCTGTGGGCGCAGATGAACTGGGAAACTCGCTGGTAGAATTGTTGGCAGAGGTTGGTGTTGACACAACGGGAGTACAGCGACACCCGACAGCACCGACGCGGGAAGTTTATGTGTTACGCTCGGAGTCGGGCGATCGCGAATTCGCTGGTTTTGGTAAATTGAACGCCGCAGAATTTGCCGATACTCGCCTGCAAGCAGCACAAATACCAGAGGTGTTGTTTGAAAATGCTGAATTTTTAGTCTTAGGAACTTTAGAACTAGCTTATCCCGACAGTCGGGGTGCGATCGCGCGTGCGATTAAATTGGCAGAACAATACGACGTTAAAATTGTTCTTGACATTAATTGGCGTTCTGTATTTTGGCAAAACCCAGAAGAAGCTAAACCGCTAATTAAAGAACTATTAAAAAAAGTTGATTTTCTTAAACTCTCCGAAGAGGAAGCTCAATGGTTATTTAATACCACCGATGCGGGTGCAATTACTTACCGTCTCGACTCAGTGGAAGGCGTAATTGTAACTGCTGGCGCAGCAGGTTGTGGCTATTGTATTTCCCAGAATGAAGGCAAACTTCCGGCTTTTAATGTAGACGTTGAAGATACTACTGGTGCAGGCGATGGCTTCGTTGCGGGGTTTGTTCACCAGTTGTGCCAACATGGAATTCACAGCTTAGAAGATGCGGAAACTGTGAAGAAAATTGTTACATATTCGAGTGCAGTGGGTGCAATGGTAGCAATGAAACCAGGCGCGATCGCATCTCAACCTACTGCTGCTGAAGTAGAAGCATTTTTGTATTTACATAAAAGCCTTTAA